A portion of the Sphaerochaeta pleomorpha str. Grapes genome contains these proteins:
- a CDS encoding ROK family transcriptional regulator — MELLNQQVMKAKNMKAVFSLIWDEAGISRAEIAKRLSLSKTTISSLVEELIAQSFIEDTGKQVTKTVGRRPSSLFVKERSHFVPVITWSRNTIVFHVVDLNGDIVFSQIEHIQDKDQFIPETIKNLRAICIRKAFKDKILGCCLVLPGMIDSFHNVLYSTTLGLYDTNAKVIYEKIHNACKQYPLAILQDTACYAYAEKIYTDIQVQDYAFINFNLGIGATLFVQGKMLGKANGAFTQFGHYSIDPDGAPCACGNKGCLENEIGECNLSKRFKQFSENTQEEIPEYLTYEDLGSAMEKRSETAKKVIISLATDFAQALRNVVCIINPRLIVLGGKCQHLGDLFLSQVQTSLHEQGFSQMSDYTLIRYTNLDSSSYLKGAMRYFFDAYYDFSDTSNNALFIG; from the coding sequence TTGGAACTGCTGAACCAACAGGTAATGAAAGCAAAAAACATGAAAGCAGTTTTTTCTCTCATATGGGACGAAGCAGGCATTTCGCGTGCAGAAATTGCCAAACGGCTTTCCTTGAGCAAAACAACCATATCGAGTTTGGTTGAAGAACTTATAGCGCAGTCGTTTATTGAGGATACCGGTAAACAGGTAACCAAAACGGTTGGAAGGCGTCCTTCGTCCCTGTTTGTCAAAGAGAGAAGCCATTTTGTCCCTGTAATTACCTGGAGCAGAAATACCATAGTTTTCCATGTCGTTGATCTCAATGGAGATATAGTATTCTCCCAAATTGAGCATATTCAAGACAAAGACCAGTTTATTCCGGAAACGATAAAGAATCTTAGGGCAATTTGCATCAGAAAAGCATTCAAGGATAAAATCCTGGGTTGTTGTTTGGTGTTGCCTGGAATGATAGACTCCTTCCATAATGTGCTTTACTCCACTACCTTGGGGCTGTATGACACGAATGCCAAAGTAATCTATGAAAAAATACATAACGCCTGTAAGCAATATCCGCTGGCAATCCTTCAGGACACCGCATGTTATGCGTACGCAGAGAAAATCTACACCGATATCCAGGTGCAGGATTATGCTTTCATTAATTTCAATCTCGGTATCGGGGCTACGCTGTTTGTCCAAGGTAAAATGCTAGGTAAGGCCAATGGTGCCTTTACGCAATTTGGACATTATTCAATCGATCCTGATGGTGCTCCCTGTGCCTGTGGAAACAAAGGTTGCCTGGAAAACGAAATCGGGGAATGCAATTTATCGAAACGGTTTAAACAATTCTCTGAAAATACACAGGAAGAAATTCCGGAATATCTGACCTATGAGGATTTGGGTTCTGCCATGGAAAAGAGAAGTGAAACTGCAAAAAAAGTAATCATTTCCTTGGCTACGGATTTTGCACAGGCCTTACGGAACGTAGTCTGCATCATAAATCCCCGTCTAATAGTTCTTGGAGGCAAGTGCCAGCATCTGGGCGATTTGTTTCTTTCCCAGGTTCAAACCTCATTGCATGAACAAGGATTCAGCCAGATGTCCGACTATACTCTTATCCGCTATACCAATCTTGATAGCAGTTCCTACCTCAAGGGTGCAATGCGTTATTTCTTTGATGCCTATTACGATTTTTCTGACACATCAAACAATGCTTTATTCATAGGTTAA